In one Cloacibacillus porcorum genomic region, the following are encoded:
- a CDS encoding iron-containing alcohol dehydrogenase produces MARFTLPRDLYHGKGSLEALKTLRGKRAIVVVGGGSMKRFGFLDKVEQYLKEAGMEVRLFEGVEPDPSVETVMKGAAVMREFQPDWIVSIGGGSPIDAAKAMWAFYEYPDTTFEALCIPFNFPTLRTKARFCAIPSTSGTATEVTAFSVITDYAKGIKYPLADFNITPDVAIVDPDLAETMPKKLTAHTGMDAMTHAIEAYVSTLHCDYTDPLALHAIEMISEDIVKSYNGDMEARDRMHDAQCLAGMAFSNALLGIVHSMAHKTGAAYSGGHIVHGCANAMYLPKVIRFNAVEPAAAERYAKIARYLHLEGKTTEELVAALVDHINELNVKLDIPSRIKDYEGGIIDEKEFMEKLPKVAELAVGDACTGSNPRPITPAQMEELLKSCYFDKEVVKTAKSTQAA; encoded by the coding sequence ATGGCAAGATTTACATTACCGCGCGATCTCTATCACGGAAAGGGTTCGCTTGAAGCGCTTAAAACACTCAGAGGCAAAAGGGCGATCGTCGTTGTCGGCGGCGGCAGCATGAAGCGTTTTGGATTCCTCGATAAGGTTGAGCAGTATCTTAAAGAGGCCGGCATGGAGGTCCGTCTTTTCGAAGGCGTGGAGCCCGATCCCTCGGTTGAAACGGTGATGAAGGGCGCTGCTGTGATGCGCGAGTTCCAGCCCGACTGGATTGTCTCCATCGGCGGCGGTTCGCCGATCGACGCGGCTAAGGCGATGTGGGCCTTCTACGAATATCCTGACACGACATTTGAGGCCCTCTGCATTCCCTTCAACTTCCCGACGCTGCGCACCAAGGCGAGGTTCTGCGCCATCCCCTCAACATCGGGAACGGCGACGGAGGTAACGGCCTTCTCGGTCATCACCGACTACGCGAAGGGCATCAAGTATCCGCTTGCGGACTTCAATATCACCCCCGACGTGGCGATCGTCGATCCTGACCTTGCCGAGACGATGCCCAAGAAGCTCACAGCGCACACCGGCATGGACGCCATGACCCACGCGATCGAGGCTTATGTCTCGACGCTGCACTGCGACTATACCGATCCTCTAGCGCTCCACGCGATCGAGATGATCAGCGAGGATATCGTTAAATCATACAACGGCGACATGGAGGCGCGCGACAGGATGCACGACGCGCAGTGCCTCGCGGGCATGGCCTTCTCAAACGCACTGCTCGGCATAGTCCATTCGATGGCGCACAAGACTGGCGCGGCTTACAGCGGCGGCCATATCGTCCACGGCTGCGCGAACGCCATGTACCTGCCGAAGGTCATCCGCTTCAACGCTGTGGAACCGGCGGCGGCCGAGCGTTACGCGAAGATCGCCCGTTACCTCCACCTTGAGGGCAAGACGACAGAGGAGCTTGTAGCAGCCCTTGTGGACCACATCAACGAACTCAATGTCAAGCTTGATATCCCCTCGCGCATCAAGGACTATGAGGGCGGCATCATTGACGAGAAGGAGTTTATGGAGAAGCTGCCGAAGGTCGCGGAGCTCGCCGTCGGCGACGCCTGCACCGGTTCCAACCCGCGTCCCATCACGCCCGCGCAGATGGAAGAGCTGCTCAAGAGCTGCTACTTCGACAAGGAAGTCGTAAAGACAGCCAAATCGACACAGGCCGCATAG
- a CDS encoding gamma-glutamyl-gamma-aminobutyrate hydrolase family protein: MRPLIGVASSAFYDSFADTLFQDAGRNIVETCWQRLCLTGKMLRHIGMAGGLAELLSVRGTAEEIDAVAAKYDGFLFCGGADITPSLYGEEADGSGETDPVRDEFEYTLLKRAYEKGKTIFGICRGQQMINVVFGGNIHQDINRINPDWKIHQSPYPMEGYSHTVNIIEPRFLPLSEKREINVNSAHHQAVNRLAEGFVVTAETGDGLIEGIAMPDYKKGLIGVQWHPESLADSDPFQHDFFKMLVEYSAK; this comes from the coding sequence ATGAGACCATTGATAGGAGTGGCTTCCTCGGCATTTTACGACTCATTCGCAGATACCCTCTTCCAGGATGCCGGGCGCAATATCGTTGAAACATGCTGGCAGCGCCTCTGCCTGACGGGAAAGATGCTGCGCCATATAGGCATGGCCGGCGGTTTGGCCGAACTTCTTTCTGTGAGAGGAACGGCTGAGGAGATCGACGCAGTCGCCGCTAAGTACGATGGATTTTTGTTCTGCGGCGGCGCCGACATTACTCCGTCGCTATACGGCGAAGAGGCGGATGGAAGCGGAGAGACCGACCCCGTCAGGGATGAATTTGAATATACTCTATTAAAGAGAGCCTATGAAAAGGGTAAAACTATCTTTGGGATATGCCGCGGACAGCAGATGATCAACGTTGTCTTTGGCGGAAACATACATCAGGATATCAACAGGATAAATCCTGACTGGAAGATCCACCAGTCCCCGTATCCGATGGAGGGCTATTCGCATACGGTGAATATCATCGAACCGCGCTTCCTGCCCCTTTCGGAAAAAAGAGAGATAAACGTTAATTCCGCGCACCACCAGGCGGTCAACAGGCTCGCGGAGGGCTTTGTCGTCACCGCGGAGACCGGCGACGGACTCATCGAGGGAATAGCGATGCCGGATTACAAAAAAGGCCTCATCGGCGTGCAGTGGCACCCGGAATCCCTCGCCGATTCCGACCCCTTCCAGCACGATTTTTTTAAGATGCTGGTAGAGTATTCGGCAAAATAA